From Branchiostoma floridae strain S238N-H82 chromosome 5, Bfl_VNyyK, whole genome shotgun sequence:
CAACAATATTAGCTCCCGGAGAATTCCATAAAAAACACCGTCTACCTCCTTACATCATAAAGTGGAATAACATCTCCTCCCTCGGAAAgtcaaagttgttttttctcAAGTTCCTTTTTGCAATCTTTCCTTGCTTTCCTAACGCTTGCTCTCTCTATACATTCAAGTGCTCCCGTTAATTTGTACATACTGTTTCGTGAGATCGCTATCACATGATTTGTAGTTATCACTCTTTCCATGAGAAATAATTTTTTGAGCTAAAAGAATTAGATAAATAGCTAACTCTGTTTCGTGGTTCGTCCGACCGCAACCCCCCTGTAGTTTGTACTTACTTGCGGGGTCAGATCGGCAGCAGCAGGGGGCGCAGCaggcacagcagcagcagcagcacaccGTGATGATGATGGCCACGAAGGCGATACAGCCCACGGCAATGCCAACGATGGCTCCGGTGCTGTATGTAGGGTGTCGTACATGTTAGTAGTTGTTGAATCTCTGTGACTTTCCATGATAGCTAGCTGCCCTTTACAACTAGAACTACGTTGTGAGTGTGatgtctgtgtatgtttgtggatgcAATTACTCGGACAGTACTAAACAAGTGTCAGAATCAAAATGTTACAATCTGACCGACCAGGAGACTATGTTCTGAAAAGAGCTCCTCATCTGTAGAAGAAGGTTAAACCTCCAGATAATAAGCTACACAATGTAACAGCTACAAAATATTAGCACGCATgatatacaacatacatgtagcatcgaTTTTATATCATACTGACCTGAGATACAAAATGTCGTCGTCACACGAGATAGTGTACTGTAGAGAGATGGAGAGGATGATGAAATGAACTGTGCTTTCCATACATTGCAATTGAAGCAAGGCATAGACATAGTATCAGATTTTGCTGGAAATTTATGATTTTTACCATTACAAGCGATGATGATCTTACCTAATGAACTTAGCCCAATGTAGTAGCAAGGGATAAAGGTATTTGCCAAACCATACTTTTGTTGTCGGTTGATCGTCTAACCCAAAAGTTGGCACGTGCTGTATCATAGTCTTAACAGTTACGTCACCTGGGAGAACAGACAGGAACTGCAGCAGTACGGGTTTGAGGAGATGCCACAGCAGTACGTCTCCGAGGAGAAGTCACTAGAGGTTGGGCAGTTAAAGCCCGCATGGTAGTCTCCAAAAATGTCGGTGTAGCCGCGACAGCGTTCTCCCGAAGCTACGTATGGCACATGATAGTCAGCATGGCATGTAGCGTTTTTTCATAGTTTCTGTATCATTTATTCGTCTCTTTTTATCTAATAATCATATGTATCAGCTATCAGCGTTAAAGCACTTCATGGACAATGTTCATTTCTACAATAATAAAcccacacgcgcacacacataaacacacaaacgGGCAGTGCGCAGAGCTTGAAGCAATGGGGCAAATACGTCTGTAATCGACATGGTGGAACTTTGGCCGGACCAAGCCTAAGGGTGCGGGTGTTTACGTGTACTTTACCCCGTCTAGGTTCTGCGACACGGGTTGTTCAAATTTGCACTTTGCAGATGTATCGAACCCGCCAGATCACATGGTCATTTTCAATATTCTTACAGaaattttatatattttatatcaaAAGTAAGGTTATGAAATTCTGCTTGATATGATCTTTTAGACAATCCTATAATGACCGATTGCAACGACACAACGGCTAAATGTTGAGTACAATGTATCATGAAAACTTGGACCaaaggccgccattttgtacCACTTCACGTTTCTTTTTCCAAGTAAAACTTTAGTTTTGGGGATATCGAGAAAAGCTCATGTAGGAGTGAGTTCACAAAATGACTCAGAACGATTATGAGTTTGAACTTTGAAAAGGTAGCAGTCACAGCACAGTAAGAACACTCAATttccaaatgttttctttaaaagATGATTATCAAGACTTCACCATAATCTATCAAACGCGGAGAAGAGACCTCATCTGCTGAAAACATAGCAGTGACACAACGACAGTCTTACCTGTGCCGAGAACAAAGATCAGGAACAGTACCACAGCGCCGGACATTTTTATGTCTTATCTCTCCCACCTGTTCTTGATGTGCCGCTCTGTGCGAAACTACCCTCTGTACGAAACTTAGCGTTGGGACCAACCAACAATAAGCTGAAGGTGGGGTGGACGGCTCGAATATACACAGCAATGtcagcaatatatatatataacaatttACTCATTTCAATGGATACGGTGATTATtacatatttgtttatttgttttcttcgCTACTTTATTACACGTTGTTGTGAAATACTGTAATAGGCTACCTTTCGTTGCGAGTTGGAATGCAATGGTGTGTGATGACGTCATATGATCATTGCAAGTAAAAGGTCCAACCTTTAAGTATATGTTGACGATTACTGCCCAATTCTGTGTCTATATATCAATTAACACTTCTAATAGGCGGGGTCTGTTGTATAGCCATGGTGTGTAGATATTCTTTTAATTTAGAGATGAAGCAAGTCATTCCATTGCGCAACGTTAGTTCGAAACTAATGCTTGAGTCAACAAGTGACGTATATCAAGGGCGGGGTCTGAAAACAACACACCCTAAGACCACGTTGTTATAATCACCTGTTTAATGAATAACTTTGAACAACGCAGTCAAGGATCGAAGTATCAAACATTCACCTTCCGACTTCTATTACATCATCTTTGAAATAGGATACGGTGGGGGCAGTCGGAGACTTCATTTATcttattttgcgattttttgttCGTTTGGTTCATTAAGATTGAATTGTTGGAAAGAAAGCTACAAAATGTTAATGTTCTTGTCTATAGAACAACTACATGGGATATTCCATGTTCCTTGTGTATGATCAACTCATCTTTCGTGATGTACATTTATTCCTACAAAAGATTATTTGTTGATTCATGTACTTCTTTACACCATGCATGACTATGAAATATATAAACAGACCAAAACACAGGGCGGCAAAATTTACAGGTTATGATCCTAAAAGTTAGCTACATTATTGTAAGAAAACACAATCTGTGGAACATCAGCGGCGCCCTTCTATTGCTTCATGGGCTGACCGTCCTGTCCTGGGTAGGGCGGGGGGTAGGCCATGTCACCCTGAGCGACTGGGTAGGGCGGCTGCTGGCCTGGAGGGGCGTACTGCGGGGCTGCAGGGGGGTACTGCTGGCCCTGAGGGGGGTACTGCGCCCCTGGAGGAGGGTACTGAGCCCCTGTAGTGGGGTTCTGTGCCCCTGCTGGAGGGTACTGCGCTCCTGTAGGTGGGTACTGCGTCATCTCGCTGCCGGGAGGGTACTGCGGGTACTGCTGGCCGGGGTATGTAGTCTGCGCCACGGCGAAGGCATTTGCTGTCTGGCCGGGGTATGTGGTCTGCGCCACGGCGACGGCATTTACTGTCTGCCCCTGGACCACAGTCGTCCTGTTAGCTGTTGAGAAGCAAAACATTTTACAGGTTTGCCCTTTGTATACGGACAATACAATCTCTCAGCAGATATAGGGAGAGAATATCATAGAGAATTCCTGATGACCCTTTCTGGAAGCCCTAGCCTCCAATAAAGttttggtcacatttcaaaacaggGGCCCGGCAGGGATGGTGGCGGAAAACTAAATCAAAAAGTAAAAgagtttatcaaggaatatataCAAATTGTGCTCACGACATATTTTTTACGTTCTGTgcgttttattgtcttttatatcatactttctgTTCCCGAAAGTGGCCCGGACGgcccccggtttggaaataggACCGACGCATGACATggttttctacatgtacatacatacaaacattcatacaaacgctacccaaaacataatcttcttggcgaaggtaataaaaaaaacatagataAATTGAATGTGGAATAACAAGTGAATGAGAAATCTACGTCTACTTCGGCTATATGAACGGTTTGTGTTATAAACCGCTGTGCCTACCCGAACTGCCCGACTTGCAGCAGGCGCAGCAGCAGCAGATGCACATCGTGATGACGAAGGCGATGAAGGCCAGAGACCCCAGGGCGATGCCAACGATGGCTCCAGTGCTATTAACGTCCACAATTATTTTTAACATGTATGCAAAAGACATTCAATCATCACAAACGACATGGGATATCATATTACAGCGCAATCAAGAACTTCTAACACACAGCATTCCTGTATTCTAGACTAATTGTTATTTTCGATGAAATACTCGTAGTAAAGAGATTCGAACAGAACAAAACCACGACATCGTCATACAAAATTCAACGAGAAGACAACACTCACCTGAGAGACCAGTAGGACACTATGTCACAGTAGCTAGTTTGCTGGGGACAGATAGAATGTTAGTAATATCATCACATAGGCGTTTGATACAGGAACAAGAGAACAGTCATTCCTACTTATGTTTCTATCTGTGTCGCCCTACAGCTTTCAATCGCCCTTTATGCCAGGCACCTCGGTTACGTTTAGTTTCGTCATCATTCAAACAATAGCATAATCATACTCTGCAAAATACAGATTCAGAATTTCTTCCAAAAtccaaaataatttcatactGTACCTGTGACAGTAGGCAGGAATCGCAGCAGTAGGGGAGACTGCTGGTACCACAACAGTAGTCGTCATCATAAGAGTCACCATTGGAGTGATTTGGACAGCTGAAGCCAGACTGGTAATTGCCGAAGATGTCGGTGTAGGCAGGACAGTATTCACCAGAAGCTAAACAGAAGGAACAACTGACTATTACACGTGTACCATTAAGGATTACTTCCTCTTCCTGTTCTCTTTTTGTTTGGGCTCTTTCTCGATTCCACACTATCCAGTGTTAATGTTACAGGCCTGTTGCACAGTGTAAAGGTTGAGTTCCATACAGAACTGATGTTCTGTGCTAATGTTTCCATTGCGAGTTCCATACAGGACTGTTGTACAGTGTTAATGTTACCATTGAAAAAGAACTGCAAGCATTGGAATTTGCATATAAGACAGCAAAAGCTATCCCCACCCAGCGAGGACGTGTTACGTGTGCGATAGTACAGCCGGTAACAAAATTGTCTTGACATGACGTTTAATTAGTAACCTTTACAAATAGCCGAGGGTGCGCTTGTTTAACTTACCCTGTCCCAAAAGGATCTCTAAACCACGGACTTTGGACAGTCAAATCGTTTTTCCTATTTTCAGAGAATCTTTTGGGTCCTGACATGAATTGACCTATCATCCGTTTAACGACAGAAATTTCCCTTTAACGACAAAAGGCAGATTGGTTCTATTCATCGAGCTTGTATTTGGTCTACGAGTGACACTTTGTACACTCCAAATTCTTAGCTCTCTTCGTCAATATCTGCTTAAATGACCAAAGCTATATACTAAACCAAGCGAAAATGTTAGTCTGTTCTGTAGATATCGTAATGATACTACTACACTCAAAAGGGGCTGTAAACATTCAATGTAGTTCGAGGAGGAAGTTAACGTAAACCATGTTAAACTATTTACACACTAGGGTACAGCTAAAGAGCAGCGTCATGACCAGGAATTTCACGATCACAAAATCGGTGGAGGAAAACATAAAAGTATTGGTTCTCACCTGTCCTAAGGACAGCTATCATCAAAACGAGCACGACTGAAGCGGCCATGTCTTCTTCCTTCTTCCCTCCTTGTTTTCGGTGTGTTGCTAAGGGCCAAGGGATGACGTTCTTGATCTGACTCACTACACGATTACTTATTACTTATCAGACACAGGACAATAGGGACGTACCAATGACAACAAGGGGTGGACGCGACTGGGCAACGATTTTTTTCCTGGACTGGGCTTTGTCTTCCTGCCAAATTGCGCATGGAAATGGCGCCAACGTTGCTAATTTGTGCAAACTTTTACTTGCTGTCAAACTGACGTGTGCATGGTGCATCGGCgttactctacaagcagagttGGTGGGGAGGCTGGTCGAAAAATACGGCatgtaaggaaaaggtcacgattttccccacaaacctctgcttggagagtacatcgGCGAATGAAGCCCGGATGagccaaacaaaatggccgcggCAAATCGTCAATTTCGATACAAGATAAGTTCATTGGGAATCGTAGTGTTGGCACTGCATTAAAAACTGATGTACTATTCTTCAGAGTGTAATAAGCCCATTTTGTGCCCTTTTCAACAAGTGTGATTTTAAAAAGTAATGGCAATAACTAAATCCAATATGTTCACACCAAATACTAAGCCTTGGCCATGGATTCCAATGATTATCAGAAGTAATGGAGACAACACGCGTGTTTGTTTACAAAGCATCGCGGTTTTTAATCAACAAAAAGTCATTGTACAAACAAGGAGGCCATCTGCCTATAACCTTGGTCACACAAAAAGTCCATGATCTCCATCACCAGACAACGTgcgttatcagctgcattgccATAACCACGTCTTTATTACAAGCTTTAGCCAACACTGTGAACAGGCTCTCACACAAAATATATCAGCCTACAGATAAGTTGCGAAAGGAGTTTTTTTGCACACACTTGACAATGCTTATTCATGTTAAGCTGTAAGATATGATACGTACGGTCAAGCACGGCTAGCTGAGCGATTATAAGGGACAAAAGCAATTCGTGCTGACTTCGAAATTTACTCTGTCACAAATAATACGAAAATATACATCAATCGTATCAATATGTCATAATATGGCAGACATTTATGATATTCTTTCATGATCTATCAAAATACGTTTCTGGGCTTTTAGGTACTTTTAACAGCAGCTGATCTGTTCCAATTCTATACTAGAGGGAAGCGATGCTGTGAACTGATATAAGATAGCGAAATCTATACCATAATATCGGTAAAACTGAAACTGTCAACAACTAAAAGAAGCGCCACAGGCACAGGTGTACACGTCTGCTGAAGTGCAGGTAGGTGGCGCTGTTTGCCGCTACTTGAACTGGGAGTAGGGCGGGTTTCCTCCAGCTGCTCCGACATGTGGCATCGCCATCGGAGGACCTGCAACGGCAGAAGATGCCgtaaaaatgacataaaacCAGAAAGAACTACATAGAAATATTACCAAGATAAACGATGATACCATTTGAGCAACAGGGTGACAATGGTTCACCAACACTAGGCGCGCTCCCTCCCTAAACTTACACAAGCTTCATACCATACGATGATTGTATATACGTATTTGATGAGGAGGATGTTTCCCTATCATGCAGCATCATGCATAGCTGACCAATATGTTCAGTCACATTGACAACGAATCTTAATGACTCACGATCCAAGAAGACGTTGGTGATCGCGTGAGCGTAAAGTAAGAGAAGAATATAGGACTCGGTAAGATTGAAGTCTTGACGAGTAACAGCTGAGGATTTGCATGTAGAAGGGGAGCGAGGTCCCTTACTAGTGAAGGGCAAAGTCAGTCATCCTGCCAGCAACCGCAAGGGGGCGTCAGAGAGTGGTAATCACACAAGAAAAAGAAACGTCAACACTTAAACATCGTCAGTACATGAAATGAGTGGTACATGTGCTAGTACGTGCACTATGGAGCAACACATATAGACGTCGACGTCAATAATATTGATGTAACGCTCAGAGATGGGTATAGAAAACAAAACGTTTAACAGCTGACAAACTTTAACAATGCAATGACATAATTGCATTTCCTTGTTGAAAATCTTTTatataaatctaaatctaaatcttgAATATGACAATCAAAATATCTGCCAGCTAACACTGTTCGGTCTTCAAGTTACATGTCATGTCTGTGTGACGTCGTTTAAACCACATATAACGGGACATCGTTCCGTTACATTGTTTTGGAGTTCATTCGTCGTTCGGGTGGGACTGTTCAAAGATTGTGTCCATGTAAACGAGTTTTAAAGTCTCACAAAAAGACATCAACACATCCCCTCTGAACTATACTAGTCTACAACATTAGATTGTGTCACGAACCCTGCACGACAGTAACGGCGGGCTGACGGGAGGAACAGCAGCCGCGACAGCAGCACACACAGCAGCAGATCAGCAGGATGACCAGCAGCACGCTCCCGCCGATCACCAGACCCAGGAACGCCTCGTAGCTGTGAGAGAGATCCGAACAACAATCAGGACTGTGGCCCACTCTCGTATCCTCAGTTgcgttgtgtttgtgttgtgtatGTTGTGTGTTATATGTTGTAAGCTCCGGGAAGAATCTTTAGATCCGACGGTAGGTATGGTACGGTGTGTTGTGTATTCGCTCCAGAACTAAAAATCGTGTTGATCAGCAGTGAATCTTTATGAATTTTTATATGTTGGCAGGTCTAAAAAAACCTGGTGATTTTGGGCCATCTAGCATCGTTTTCAGATATTACAGCATTACCATGGCCATCTAGCAGCTTTTTCAGATACTGCAGCATTACCGACCGACACCATCTTGCTATATCATGGTATAGTCCACAGACAACAGGCCTGTACGACGAGGTCAGTGTACTACAAGTAAGTACAGGACTGAGGTCCCTGACACATTCAGAACAAGGCAAATCAGTTATGGGTAATTGATAAATATATAGTCAAATCAGTTATAGATCTTTTGGACAAAAATGGCTGTTTTCTTAATTTTATTCACGACGAACCGTATATGTACATCAAGTGNNNNNNNNNNNNNNNNNNNNNNNNNNNNNNNNNNNNNNNNNNNNNNNNNNNNNNNNNNNNNNNNNNNNNNNNNNNNNNNNNNNNNNNNNNNNNNNNNNNNAACTACAGACAGATTATTCAGATAGCAAGATGACGCAAaggtgagtttgtagctttgaTCATTTgccacatgaaaaacatagcttcattgcagtggtatgtgcTGTATTTTCGCatagaaaaaattattttagaaattatattaggtgcaataaaacctgatgacgtcatccatatggccaAAAAGATCAGAttaagaattctttcatgcTCCAATCTATCAATTTTCGTTACGGCtcaattctttcttaattcattaatgagaaaacaatgaaaggtcaaaatgccaatttagcctaCCCAAATACCTTAAGAGTATCTTAGGATGACTTTACTGAAAGAGAAATagctttgcataattgatgcgTTAAAGATGAATTATTTACTAAATCCAGAGTAATTTTGATATGTAGGTAGAAGACAATCTTCAGGGTATCAAGCGATAAAGAATGCAAACATTGTATCTGATTTTACGTCACCCGGATATTCACGTACATTAACTTATCTTGGAACATGTCCAAGACCAAATATTCGTTTATGACCGGACTACACGTCTGTATGTATGCCCGACGCTATCATCGTAGAAATGTTCATTGGCATTGTTCTCGATAAGTCGCCGCGAGTTCTCTCGGTTTTTAGTGGAATACTGACTTCAGACCAAAACTAAAACGTTTAACTTCTAAGACCGATatcacaagaaaaacaacacatttaatAAAGCTTTATAAAGGTTAACAAACACATGTCATATCACTAAAACATACTTGTAAAAAAATACTTGAACAGCGTAACCGGCATGCCCTTGCACCGGTACCGCTTCTAATTTCGCGCAAGATGTACGAAgttacatattcaacattattACGAAACAACTTTCTTATTACAGTCGTGCTACAAAGCACAAATTTCATGCAGAGATTACACTATCTGAAAttgcatgaaaaaaattatagcCCAGGTAGAGAAGGTCGGTCACACAAACTTGGTTTTACGGACTGTACAGACGCGCATTATATTGATTTGGGCCCGCCTCCAGAAATAAATTGAATACTCCACCGATAATATACATGATTCATGACTATACTCGCACTCCGGTCACAGAATTGGAAGAATCGCTCTGTCTGGTGTTCTAATTAACGCGTGAACAGCCTCTGCTTCGTAAACGTTACGTTATATGTGAGAGTGTCGTATTTgtcatggaaaaaaattctcaCTCACACCAAAACACCAGGTATCAGGATATCTGTGGTTCGTGAAATGGTCGGTGGCCTTTGTAAACGCAACAATGTTTACAACATGTACAGGGGACAATGGTATAACTTCACCTCTCGGCTTCAAACTTGAGAATTAAACAATATAAGGTTTGAGAATCGTTTCACGCATAACAAACGCATTGGAATTGACATCAGTGGGATTCTTGGATAGCAAGAACTTGGATAGCGCATACTAGTAATACGTCTGGTGTCTGTAATAGATATATAATACTAAAATCTAAATTAGAATCATTGGTTCAACATATAGCACAGTAACTGCTACTAAATCATTTTCACATCCGATTGTGTTATCCGAGACGGGTACAGGATCTGTCTATTATTAGGTAAATTCCATTTTGCCGCGCCCTGCATACCAACCAAGGACCGAAACTGGAAGGAGATTTGTAGTTTCAGTGCGTACACGGCTCGGTGGGGGACAGTACAGTATTGATTGAGTTTGAGTTCATTACGATACACAATTAGCTTGACAATTTACTTtgtagctattcttcctggttAATTAGTACACATAACAGCACAAAACAACATAACACACGGGGAAACAATATAcacagaatatacatgtacagaaattcacaaaaacgaGATATGTCTACACGAAGTGATGGGCAATTTACCACACAATCTATAATATAACGTACAAATATGGAATTGCTAAATATGATTTGAGATGCGAATCCGGAGTGACACAATCGGGAACagctttaacgttacataactTTATTATCTTTCCACATTCCGTGAGATCACCTGTCAAATTGGGAGGTGAAGCTCAAGCATTTGCTATTTTTCGCTGTATTCCGAATTCAAACGTTTCTGTCACAAATGTGTAATGTAAGAAAAGTATCAACATTCGCTAGACATTTATTATACCAGTGTGAGAAATAGGACTTTGTTAAGGTCATTACATGCCCTGGGGGAGAAGTCACACATGAACAACAAAATGACGTTAGCAACCGTCAGACGCACAGTGTGCTATGGAACGCTAACAATAGTCTAACAACATGACAGCACTCTGGGGCCCTGGCAGTTAACATCGAGCGACGtggaaaatgaaggaaaaacTCACACCACACATGCTGTAAGCTCTAGTATAGGAATCGTTTCAGTCATGTATCTAACATCAACGCACACTCAGACGTATAATTGCCTGTACTTGTGAATCGGCCATCTTGAATGTTGTATAGAACAGTGCTAGCTCGAATGCTTGCGTGCACAACAAGAAAATGTCGGTCCAATTTTGC
This genomic window contains:
- the LOC118416727 gene encoding protein shisa-4-like, translated to MSGAVVLFLIFVLGTASGERCRGYTDIFGDYHAGFNCPTSSDFSSETYCCGISSNPYCCSSCLFSQYTISCDDDILYLSTGAIVGIAVGCIAFVAIIITVCCCCCCACCAPCCCRSDPATTTTVITNQPAAAVTVAQTSYQPYPQYPPPSGEMAQYPPPGQQYPPPGQYYPPQGQQGGLAYPPPYPGQGGQPVKQ
- the LOC118416722 gene encoding protein shisa-4-like; this translates as MAASVVLVLMIAVLRTASGEYCPAYTDIFGNYQSGFSCPNHSNGDSYDDDYCCGTSSLPYCCDSCLLSQQTSYCDIVSYWSLSTGAIVGIALGSLAFIAFVITMCICCCCACCKSGSSANRTTVVQGQTVNAVAVAQTTYPGQTANAFAVAQTTYPGQQYPQYPPGSEMTQYPPTGAQYPPAGAQNPTTGAQYPPPGAQYPPQGQQYPPAAPQYAPPGQQPPYPVAQGDMAYPPPYPGQDGQPMKQ